One window of the Nicotiana tabacum cultivar K326 chromosome 4, ASM71507v2, whole genome shotgun sequence genome contains the following:
- the LOC107813277 gene encoding LOW QUALITY PROTEIN: WEB family protein At2g38370 (The sequence of the model RefSeq protein was modified relative to this genomic sequence to represent the inferred CDS: deleted 1 base in 1 codon): protein MAGNGEPAAAETKKIICNPRVEIDTSLPFESVKEAVDHFGGSGPWIPHHLLRLPPPDDHDREVVDVGKMEEQAVKFEKDLIVKEQEALNVLREVEAAKRFVEGLKVNLMQEVSEFVSSSGLNPESQTPTPSEQSAENLSLCPLQSPGHVLMELNQAKLDLNKMSIDLTVIRSSVETLNKKMEKDKVMLDRSSQRKSLTSATGFSIEENNTNGDSFDNSMNKELKQLSFEAEQFKKMAEASRYEVMKAMSEIERTKASIRMAEMRLHAAKKMEEAAKAVEAIAFAERKALLNGKNSSDVVQHKPEGITISYEEYYALARKAQQAEELCKTKFVDTNTMRRTNEANQSEVAITKKMEETTKDIRHNRSTLEEALDNEDGTQRSLIEQDGFYRERSEHTQLHYSGHNSAKYKFRNPQPSHTSHGNPRLVDDNEPDNVNDKPVPVFRSSISIGDILSRKLILRDDHIVMGKHMESHTERQHVSFSQMLREQSGIILNPAKATKDGNVHKQYITHKKKFGFIQVPLSRQNKKKTQPLNMR from the exons ATGGCTGGAAATGGAGAACCGGCAGCGGCTGAAACCAAGAAAATTATCTGCAATCCAAGAGTGGAAATTGACACATCTCTGCCTTTCGAGTCGGTGAAGGAGGCTGTGGACCATTTTGGGGGCAGTGGCCCTTGGATTCCCCATCACTTACTCCGTTTACCACCTCCCGACGAT CATGATAGGGAAGTTGTAGACGTGGGCAAAATGGAGGAGCAAGCAGTAAAATTTGAGAAAGACTTGATTGTGAAGGAACAGGAGGCCCTCAATGTTTTGAGGGAAGTGGAAGCAGCTAAAAGATTTGTTGAAGGGTTGAAAGTAAATTTGATGCAAGAAGTGTCTGAGTTTGTGTCCAGTTCCGGTTTAAATCCGGAGAGCCAAACACCAACACCTAGCGAACAGTCAGCAGAAAACTTGAGTCTTTGTCCACTTCAGTCCCCGGGACATGTATTAATGGAATTGAACCAAGCAAAATTAGACCTTAACAAAATGTCAATAGACCTTACTGTAATTAGATCTTCTGTTGAGACACTGAATAAGAAAATGGAGAAAGATAAGGTAATGCTCGACAGAAGCAGTCAGAGGAAGTCCCTCACTTCAGCAACAGGGTTCTCCATTGAGGAAAACAACACAAATGGAGACAGTTTTGATAACTCTATGAACAAAGAGCTCAAGCAGTTGAGCTTTGAAGCAgagcaattcaagaaaatggcAGAAGCTTCAAGATATGAGGTGATGAAGGCAATGTCAGAGATCGAACGAACAAAGGCAAGTATTAGAATGGCTGAAATGAGATTGCATGCTGCGAAAAAGATGGAAGAAGCAGCTAAAGCTGTGGAAGCAATTGCTTTTGCAGAAAGGAAGGCTTTATTGAATGGAAAGAATTCTTCCGATGTTGTTCAGCACAAACCCGAGGGGATCACAATTTCATACGAAGAATATTATGCTCTTGCCCGGAAAGCACAGCAAGCTGAAGAGCTATGCAAAACAAAATTCGTAGACACG AATACTATGCGTAGAACTAATGAAGCAAATCAATCTGAGGTCGCTATTACAAAGAAGATGGAGGAAACTACCAAGGATATTAGACACAACAGGAGTACTCTAGAAGAGGCTTTGGACAATGAAGATGGTACTCAAAGAAGTCTTATTGAACAAGATGGTTTCTATAGGGAGAGATCAGAGCATACGCAACTGCATTACTCGGGGCATAACTCAGCCAAATATAAGTTCAGAAATCCGCAGCCATCTCATACTAGTCATGGAAACCCTCGGCTGGTTGATGACAATGAACCAGACAATGTCAATGACAAACCTGTCCCTGTCTTTCGATCATCAATATCGATTGGAGATATACTGAGCAGGAAGCTGATTTTGCGAGATGATCATATTGTCATGGGCAAGCATATGGAAAGCCACACTGAAAGACAACATGTGTCTTTTAGCCAAATGCTGCGCGAGCAAAGTGGGATCATATTGAATCCTGCAAAGGCTACGAAAGATGGGAATGTACACAAGCAATACATTACTCACAAGAAGAAGTTTGGTTTCATCCAAGTACCACTTTCTAGGCAAAATAAGAAAAAGACACAACCTTTGAATATGAGATGA